One Coprobacter fastidiosus genomic window, TCCACTATCAGGTAAACGATATGCAAAAAATGGGATGCCTCTTTCCAAACATATCCGCTGAGCCTCTTTGATTTCTGAAATTGTCACATCTTTACACATGATTATAAAACACAGATATTCTATAAAACCTCTCCGAACAAATCAAATGTTTGGGCATCAGTAATCCGAACGTTATAAAAATCTCCAATAATCAACGGCTTTTCTTTTCCAATCAAAACTTCAGGATCAACTTCCGGCGAATCGAACTCTGTACGTCCTATATAATATTCTTCTTCCTCCCGATCGATAATCACTTTCATTTCCTGTCCTACCTTGGAAACATTTATCTCGGCAGCAATCTCTTCTTGTATAGCCATCAATTCATCCAACCGCCTCTGTTTCACTTCTTCCGGTATATCATCCGAATAATGTTCAGCCGAAAAAGTCCCTTCTTCTTCGGAATAAGCAAATGCTCCCATACGTTCAAACCGGGCTTTCCGGACAAACTCTTTCAGTTCTTCAAAATCAGATTCTCCCTCTCCGGGATGCCCAACCATCAGAGTAGTGCGGATATGTATTCCGGGCACTTCTTTCCGAATACGGGAAAGCAGTTCATAAGTTTCTTCCTTGGTCACATGTCGATGCATCATCCGTAACATATTATCGCTAATATGCTGCAATGCAATATCGAGATATTTGCAAACGTTAGCATGTTTACGCATTACGGGTAACAGATCATACGGGAAACGTGCCGGATAAGCATAATGTAATCGCACCCATTCTACTCCGGGAACAGAAGCAATGCGATCTACCAATTCGGCAATACAAAATTTTTTGTAAATATCCATCCCATAATAGGTAAGGTCTTGAGCTATAATCTGAAATTCTTTTACTCCTTTCCGTACCAACATCTCAATCTCTTCAATGATATCTTCCATAGGACGAGACTGGTAATGTCCCGTTATAATAGGTATAGCACAATAAGAACACATCCGGTTACAACCTTCAGCTATTTTTATATATGCATAATGAGAAGGCGTTGTCAATATACGTTCCAAACGAAGGTCAGGCACATATTCCTTTCCCAAATCATCCAGCAATTTATTCCAATCGAACTTTCCGTAAAACTTATCGACTTCAGGAATCTCTCCTGCAAGCTCGGTCATGAAACGTTCAGACAGGCATCCCATTACATAAAGCTTTTTGATTTTTTTCTTTGCTTTTGCCGCAACAAAATTCAAAATCATATTGATCGATTCTTCTTTGGCATCGCCTATAAACCCACAGGTATTGATCACCACGATCTCTCCCGTTACTTTTTCTGCATCATGCCGGACTTCATATCCGGCCGCTTCGAACTGCCGCATAAGATGTTCCGAATCCACCAAATTTTTAGAACATCCTAATGTTATTATATCTACTCTGTTCTTTACCATTTGTTCTATAATTAAATAGTCTTCCGACCTTTACTGTACAGAAATCGCGCAAAGCGATATAGGTCTTCTCTGCGCGATCTTGTTCATGCGAAATATCGTAAATTACATATCTTATTCGTCTCCGAAAAGAGAATCTACAAATTCTTTTCTGTGGAATACCTGTAAATCTTCCATTCCTTCTCCCAAACCTATATACTTAACCGGTGTTTTAAACTGGTCGGATATTCCGATCACTACCCCGCCCTTTGCAGTACCATCAAGTTTGGTAATTGCCAATGCATTTACTTCTGTCGCAGCGGTAAATTGTTTCGCCTGTTCAAAAGCATTCTGTCCGGTAGAGCCATCCAATACGAGCAACACTTCATGAGGTGCTCCCAGAATAACCTTGTCCATTACTTTCTTAATTTTAGAAAGCTCATTCATCAAACTGATTTTATTATGTAAGCGTCCTGCCGTATCGATAATTACGACATCCGCATCATTAGCTTTAGCCGAACTTAGGGTATCAAAAGCAACAGAAGCTGGATCAGCTCCCATTTTTTGTTTCACAACCGGAACACCTACTCTTTCACCCCATATTACAAGCTGTTCTACCGCAGCTGCTCTAAAGGTATCGGCTGCACCCAAATAGACTTTATTTCCGTTCTTCTTATATTGATAGGCCAGTTTTCCGATTGTTGTTGTTTTCCCTACACCGTTTACACCAACCACCATTATCACATAAGGACGTTTACTCTCCGGAACAGTAAATTCCCCCTCAGTTTCATTATCGTTTTCTGTCAATAAAGCGGCAATCTCTTCACGCAACATTCCCTTCAACTCCCCGGTAGAAATATATTTGTCCCGTTCGACTCGCTTTTCAATCCGTTCGATAATACGCAAAGTCGTCTCCACTCCGACATCCGATGTGATAAGCACCTCTTCCAGATCGTCCAAGATATCGTCATCAACTTTCGATTTTCCCGCTACGACACGGGCAAGTTTCGAAAATACCCCTTCTTTGGTTTTGGAAAGACCTTTATCAAGTGTCTCCTTTTTTTCTTTAGAAAAGAAACCGAATAATCCCATATCTATTTTTTATCATTGATTACAATTGCAATTATATCTTTCAAACTCTCTGCTTTCCCGGCCATCGGTTATCGGATATGAAATGAAGATTTCGAGGTACTTTCCAGCATATCATACAATCTTCAAAGCACAAAATTACAAAATAAAGCGACAAAAAAAAACTTCCTTACAGAATTGTAAGGAAGCTCTTTATATTAAGTATCTGATATTCTCAATTATTTAGCGAGCACTTCATTTACTTTTTCATTAGGAACCATTTCTTCCTGGAAAATATAAGCTCCTGTCTTCGGTGATTTTACCATTTTAATCACCTTTGAATAAGTACGTCCATCACCTTTCTGAAGAGACGCAACGGTTTTCTTTGCCATAGCTCAATATTATTTAATTTCTTTGTGAATAGTTACTTTTTTCAAGATAGGATTGTATTTTTTCAATTCCAATCTCTCTGTGGTATTTTTTCTGTTTTTAGTGGTAATGTATCTCGAAGTACCGGGCATACCACTTGCTTTGTGCTCCGTACATTCAAGAATAACTTGTACTCTATTACCTTTAGCTTTCTTTGCCATCTTCTTAACTTCCTTCTAATTATGCGTTTAAATAACCTTTTTCCGCAGCTTGTTTCAAAGCTGCATCCAATCCCATTTTATTAATGGTACGGAGACCGGCAGCTGATATTTTCAGGCTGATCCAACAATCTTGTTCTACCCAATAGAACTTTTTGGTAAACAAGTTGACATTAAATCTTCTTTTTGTGCGTCTCTTTGAGTGAGATACGTTATTGCCAACCAATGCTTTTTTTCCGGTAATTTGACAAATCTTCGACATCGCTTTATCTATTTTTTTATTGATTTTCTACTGCTTTCACAAACAGAGTGCAAAGTAAACGTTTTTAAGAATACCTTCCAAATTTTTTTCTATTAAATACTCTTTTTTTTAGAACTCTCTATTCCTGATCATTCACTTAAAACAGAGATCATCTGCAACAGTGCCGTATGCGTAAAACGATTTATGTTTATCGCCCGTGAATTTTCAAAACAATATTTACGACTGACTATCCGATCTCCGACAGCTACAGCAATACAAACCGTACCGACAGGCTTACCGGGTACTGCCCCGTCCGGTCCGGCAATACCCGATGTAGCAATAGCACAATCGGTTTTCAATAAACGTCGTACCCCCTTAGCCATCTGTTCCACAACTTCACAACTCACGACTCCGTGTTTTTCTATTGTCGAAGGATCGACATCCAGAACCTGCACCTTCACTTCATTGGCATAAGATACCACACTCCCTTTATAATAGGCCGAACTGCCGGGTATCAATGTAATTTCATGTGCGATATTTCCTCCGGTACAACTTTCTGCCGTAGCAATTGTCAATCCTTTATAGGATAACAGCAACCCTAACGCCTCCGCCATAGTAGCATCTCGATGACAGAATATATGTTTTCCCAACAAATCTTCTAAACGGGAGAAAGAGTCGTCCAACTGCCGAGATAAAATTTCCTCGTTCTCTCCCCGTGCCGTCAGCCTCAACCGGATAACTCCCGGAACGGGCAAATAAGCTAATTTAATTGATGCCGGTAATCCGGCTTCAAAATCCGAGAGAAATTCAGACAAAGCCGATTCTGAGAAATCTTTCACAAGGCAAGTTTTATGCAAAATTGCCGTATGATCAGGGTAACGCTTTCTCAATCTGGGTAGCACCTCCGCTGTCATGGCTCGCTGCATCTCTGCCGGAACTCCGGGCATCGACACTAATACTTTTCCATCCTTTTCAAACCACATAATAGGAGCTGTTCCTACCGGATTCTGTATTACGGTACAACTGTCCGGCACCATCGCCTGTGTACGAGTGGAGTCATTCATTTGCAATCCCCTTCGTTCAAAAAAAAGATCATTATTTTTCTGAACTTCAGCATCAAAGATCAATTTTCCACCAAAATATTCACAAAGCGTCTGTTTAGTAATATCATCTTTCGTAGGCCCGAGTCCACCTGTCATTAATACGACATCCACTCGATCGAACGACTGGCGGATAGCGGATATAATTTCAGCACGACGATCACGCACCGTCGTAATTTCCATTACCTCCCAACCGATTTTATTCAAGTTACGGGCTATCCAAGACGAATTCGTATCGGTTACCTGCCCGATCAGCAATTCATCTCCGATTACTATAATCTCAACATTCATATCATTTATATTTTTGCAAAGCCGCCATGCGTTGCAATAACGTAGGGTGAGAATAATATACTTTTACATATAGAGAATCGGGAGTCAAGTTACTTAACGATTTCACGGAAAGTTTTTTCAGACCACCTATCAAAGCATTCGCTAAGCCAAAAGATGCGGCAAAAGCATCTGCCTGATATTCATTTCGACGAGAAAGAGCATTTATCCCGATCCCTGTCAACAGCTCCAAAGGAGTATATAACAAACCGAATGCGACCAAAGCTAACGGAAAAGAAGGCGTACTTCCCCCCATCGCCTCAGCCAACACCGAACTGTCCAACACCAAAGACAACAAAAAAAACATCAGAACCGTATTCATTACCGATACTCCCATCATTTGCCATGTATGTTTATGTTTATAATGGCCTATCTCATGAGCAAGAACTGCAACAATTTCTTCCGTGCTCAAATCATCTATCAACGTATCATAAAGTACGATCCGTTTTTTAGGTCCTAATCCGCTAAAATAGGCATTTGCTTTTGTAGAACGTTTAGAACCGTCTATCACATAAATATTATTCAGTTTGAAACCGGCACGATTAGCGAACTTCTCTATCGCATTTCTCAATTCGCCCTCTTCTAATGGCGTCTGTTTATTAAATAACGGAACGATCCATTCCGAATAGAACATATTCATCAACATACTGAAAGCCACGACCACAATACAGGCAACCCACCAAAAAGAAGTTCCCAACCACAGATATAACCAAAGAATCGCAGCCAAAAGTAATCCACCTATAACTATACCGAACAGCCAAGATTTCAACTTATCGGCAACGAACGTTTTACGAGTTGTTTTATTAAATCCGAAACGATCCTCTATAACAAATGTATCGTACCAATCAAAAGGTATAGTCAACAGATCATTCACCAAAAAAAGAACGAAAAAAAAGAATAATGTAGCCGGAATCAACTTTTCAAACAATGAAAAAGCCCATGTATCGAGCCATCCGAATCCGCCCAAAAACAGCATCAACAAGACGAGCAAAGTCGTATATGTAGAAGTTATAAGACCGAAACGATTGTTGACTTTGAAATAATTTTGCTGATCGGCATATTTCCGCTCATCGTAAAGTCCCCGCAACATTTCCGGCAAAACCGGAGATGCAGCACGACGGTTTCTCGATGCCAACCATTGGGAAAAAATATATTCTCCCACGACAAAAAACACAATGATATAAAATACCCAATTATACATTTTATAAACAGCTTACAATACTACTCGAGAAAAAGGAGCTTCGTCGATCGAACAAAAATCTTTGTCCAAATATTTGTAATATCCCGTTATCGCCACCATAGCTGCATTATCGGTCGTAAAAGAAAATTTCGGCAAATGAATCTTCCAGCCATACCGACGGGCATGATCTTCAAAAGCGTTTCGCACTCCCGAATTAGCCGACACTCCCCCGGCTACCGCCACTTCGGTAATACCGGTATCCTTTACCGCTTTACGCAATTTATCCATTAATATATCCACAATAGTAAACTGTAAAGAAGCGCACAGATCTTGTTTATTTTTTTCTATAAAATCAGGATCTTCTTTAATGCGGTCACGGAGTAAATAAAGGAAAGAAGTCTTCAATCCGCTAAAACTGTAATTATACCCGGGAATGTGCGGTTTATTCAAGGTAAAGGCCTTCGGATTCCCTTCTTTAGCCAAACGATCCACTACCGGTCCGCCGGGATAGCCCAAATCCATGACTTTAGCGCACTTATCGAAAGCCTCTCCGGCAGCATCATCTATCGTCTGCCCGATCACCTCCATATCCTTATACGAATTTACCCGAATAATCTGGGAATTTCCTCCGGACACCAATAAACAGATAAACGGAAACGACGGTTGATTATGGTCATCTTCGCTCTCCTTGATAAAATGCGCCATGACATGTGCCTGCAAATGATTTACATCGATCAGAGGAATGTCCAAAGCGGTTACAAAACCTTTGGCAAAAGACGTACCGACAAGTAAAGACCCCATCAATCCCGGTCCGCGAGTAAACGCCAATGCACTCAATTCGCTCTTATCGATTCCTGCACGTTTCAATGCTTCGGACACTACCGGTATAATATTCTGCTGATGTGCACGAGATGCCAGTTCGGGAACAACTCCTCCGAAAGCCTCATGCACAGCCTGGCTGGCTATAACGTTAGACAACATAACGCCATCTCGAATTACAGCTGCCGACGTATCGTCGCATGATGACTCTATTCCTAAAATAGTTATATGGTTCATATAATTGATTTTCTCACAATATTTCTGCGGACGAAATTAATCATTAAAAGGGAATTATTAGGAAAAGCATCCGATTTTTGTTTACCCAAAACACAACTTTTTACGCAAAATGTTATATTTTGCATAATTCTTTTAACAATATTATAATCACAAATCAAGAATAAATGTTGCATGATCGAAAAATTCGACAACGTCAAAGATTTATTCTCCGAAAAATGATAAATTTGTACCACATTGTCATGAAACAGATATTCAAGATTTTCAAATACATAACAATCAGCATATTAACGATTTTAATTATCGTATATGCCGGACTTTATTTATTGTTGAGCATACCCGCTGTTCAACAGGAAATCAAGAATATAAGCGAACGTGAACTATCTCAAGTATTAGAAACGAAATTAACTATAAAACAGGTACAGCTTTTCCCGTTCAATAAAGCAGTATTGGAAGGGCTTTGTCTATATGACCAGAAAAACGATACATTGCTTTATGCTCAAAAACTAACTGCCGGATTTTCCCCTTTTGCTTTATTGGAACATCAATTGATATTTACAACGGCCCAACTTTTCGATTTCAAAATCGAAATACAACGGGATTCTTCAAATTCACAAACCAATCTCCAATTTTTAATAGATGCTTTTACTCCTCGAAAAAAGAATCGTTATAAACCGTTCGATATACAGCTTAATACTATCCTGATTCGCCGGGGAAGTATCCGTTATGATATTTTATCCGAACCGTACAAAGATCCGGGAACTTTTGACAAGAACCATATCCTTTTGGACAAAGTAGTATCTACCGTATCACTAAAAGCTTTACGGAAAGACTCTATAAACATCAATGTCAGGCGCATCAGTTTTGAAGAAAAATCGGGCTTTTCATTATCAAAATTGGCATTTAAGTTACAAGGGAACGAAGATAAAGCGACATTGTCTAATTTTCGGCTCAATCTTGCAAATTCACACCTGAGTATCCGAAAAACAGACATCGACTTGTCAAAGACAAATACGCTGAAACAATTCTGTGACAGTACGGATTTGAATTTCAATATTGATGAAGCTCATGTCGTATTAAAAGACATTGCTCCTTTTGCTCCGATCTTACGGAACTTTTCTACCCCGATAGATTTGACATGTAATATCGGCGGAACTATAAACAACCTACGACTCGAACACATGAATTTATCTTATGGAGAGAAAAGTATCCATTTGAAAAGCAAAGGTAGTCTCGATGGCGTTACATCACCACAAAATGCGTTCATATTCGGTGAAATACAAGAATTGAATGCATCTCCCAAAGGAATACAATCTTTAATCAACGATTTATCTTCGGTCCGCAAAGATGTGAACCCGATTCTTGCTCATTTAGGAACAGTTAGTTTTCACGGTGAAATATCGGGATTTATAACTCAATTGATCACCTTCGGAGAATTTGACAGCAATATCGGAAAGTTACGGGCGGACATGATGATCTCCCGGAATGCAAAAGAAAATCTGGCATATAAAGGAACTGTAGAAACTTCAGGGCTTCAAATCAGGGAGCTTCTGCCCCAAGGGAATCCCTTGGGAGAAATCAGTTTTAAATTTGATCTCGATGGACACCACCCGCATAATGAAATGCCCGAAGGTAAAGTCATTGGAGATATAGGCCATATCGACTTTAAAGGATACACATACGAGAACATCAGCCTGAACGGGAACTACAAAGGTTCGAAATATGACGGCACTCTCAATATAGACGATCCGAACGGGAACTTGCAAATGAACGGAACTATCGATCTATTAGATAAGCGTCCGATATTTCAATTAGTAGCACGAGGTGAAAATATACGTTTACAGGAACTACAATTAGCCCCTCAATACTCAAACTCGACTTTAGGATTCATTCTCAGTGCCAATTTCGAAGGAAATAATCTGGATAATGCAGAAGGAGTCTTATCGATAGACACCCTCTCTTTTAACAATAACGGAAAAATATTCTCAACTCGAAATTTTCATATCGAAGCTCACAATGAACAAACTCCTCAGTCAGTAAGCATCGAATCGGACTTAATATCAGGAAGAATATCCGGCCGATATTCTTTTAATACACTAAAGGACTCTTTCACTCGAATGTTAGCATCTGCGCTACCTTCACTCATTCAGCCACCTACCTCTAAACAAGTAGCACAAAACAACTTCACTTTTAACTTCGAGATTCAGAACAGCAATCATTTATCGGATGTTCTCGAACTGCCTTTTATTTTAAAAAATCCGGCAAAAATATCAGGATTTTTCAGTGATGAAAACCGCAATTTCAGGATAGAAGGAAATTTGCCCGAATTTCAAATAAAAAACATGCGCTTTGCTTCGGCGGGAATCTACGCAGAAAAACAAAAAGAAAATATTTCTTTCCAGCTTGGAGCTATGCTACTTAACAAGCAGGACAAACAGATTCATTGGAATGTAGCTGCAAAAGCTCATGACGACTATCTTGACACAAAAATCAACTGGAGCAACTCCGGTACGGCAACGTTTTGTGGAGAATTATCATCCCAAAGTAAATTTATCAAAACCGAAAAATCTGCCGATGCCGACATACATATCAACCCGACCCAACTGATACTGAATGACACAATATGGCAAGTCTCCCCGTCCCAAATCAACATTAACGATGGTAAAATACAAATCAGCCATTTCGAAGTAAGACATGATTCTCAATTTTTACGTCTTGACGGTAACATATCAAAACTTCCTGAAGATGAATTGACTTTGCAATTGAATGACATCAACCTTGATTATATTTTCGGATCACTGAATATCAAACATGTCGTTTTCGGAGGTCAAGCCACGGGTATATTCAGCATCGCCGGATTACTGAATAAAGAAATCCGCCTGAGTACAAAACAGTTTGATGTAATTAATTTTGCATACAATCACTCTTTATTGGGAAATCTTCATCTATTCAGCCAATGGGAGCGAGAAACAAAAGGTATTTTACTACAAGGTAAAATATCTCAATCGAATACAGATGATACCCGGATCGAGGGATATATATTTCCGACCAGAGATTCGCTACATCTGTCATTCGATGCAAATCGGCTGAACCTTGAATTTCTCCGTCCGTTTATGGATAATATTTTAAGCAATGCGACAGGACGGGCCACCGGAAAACTGGATTTTTACGGGAAATTCAAAGCCTTAAACGTAACAGGAGATGCTTTTGTCGATAATTTTACTTTCGACATCGGATATTTGAACACGTCATTTTCCGTTACTGATACCGTACACATGACTCCTACTTCGATATATTTTAATGATGCCTCGTTGCGCGATCGAAATGGGAAACTCGCTAAGGTCAAAGGTATATTGCATCATAAAAACTTCAAGAATCTCAGCTATGATATCGGGATTTCAGGATTACAGAATTTTCTGGTATATAATATGACAGAAAAACTCAGCCCTATTTATTACGGCACAATATATGGAAGCGGAGCTGCAACTATCAACGGGGATCTTGTAAAAACGAATATAGATGTCAATATGAGTACCGGACCGAACTCTAAATTTACCTATGTTCTTACGGGAAACGAAACAGCAAGCGATTACCCGTTCATTACTTTCATAAATAGACGTGCATTGAATTTTGAAAAGCAGAAATTACAACAGGATAGCATCGATACTCCGATTTCTACTCCGGTTATTGAAAAAAAGAATCATTTATTAAATATAAATCTTCAAATCGATGCTACTCCCGATATAACGATGCAACTGGTCATGGACCCGGCCACAGGAGATATAATCAAGGCAAACGGAACTGGGGCAATGCGTATAGAATATAATACGTTATCCGACATGAAAATGTATGGTACATATACCTTGGAAAAAGGAAATTATAACTTTAATTTGCAAGATCTTATCACAAGAGATTTTGCCATACGTTCAGGAAGCAGTATCTCGTTCAGAGGTACACCTCTGAATGCCGAGCTCAACATCGAGGCTTATTACGCACTGACAGCAAATCTACAAGATCTGGATGAAAGTTTTGCCGATGATAAGGAACTGGCAAGAACGAACGTTCCTGTTCAAACGGTTTTACGTCTTACCGGAGATTTACAACGTCCCGATTTTAAATTCGATTTGAATTTTCCGACTTTAAGTCAGGATGTTGACCGACGGATACGCAGCATTGTCAGCACTGACGAGATGATGAACCGGCAAATCATATATTTGCTGGCACTAAACAAATTCTATACTCCGGATTATATGAACGTGGGACAGGCCCGAAATAACGAACTCGTTTCGGTAGCCTCATCGACCTTATCCTCACAGTTAAGCAATATGCTCGGGCAAATTAGCGACAAATGGAATATCGGTACAAATATCCGAAGTGATAAAGGGGATTTCTCTGATGTAGAATTCGAACTTGCTTTATCAAGTCAACTGCTCAACAATCGATTAATATTTAACGGAAATTTCGGATATCGAGATGACGCCGTAAACAGCAATACATTTATCGGTGATTTCGACTTAGAATATTTACTCAGCAAAAGCGGAAATTTACGCTTAAAAGCATATAATCACTACAATGATAAAAACTACTACATAAAATCGGCCCTGACAACTCAAGGCGTAGGAATCATGTATAAACGTGATTTTACAAAATTTCAGGAACTATTCCAGCGCATAGGAGAATCGATACATCGTCTTTTCAAAAAAAAGAGAAACCCGAAAATCAAAGATAACACACAAACTATCACAGAACAAGAAAAATAATTCTTTATATAAAATCGAAAGACTTAAAAAATACTTCCAAAAGTCTATTCAATCTATCTAAAAACTTGTTCTAATTTTCCGATACAGAAATTCACGAAACCGACTCGAGCAAAATTAAACAGACTTTTACAAATTCTGCCATGTAAAATTTTTACTTTTACTACAAATCCCGATAATCTTATAATATAGATTAATTACAGACTGTAAAAGATCAAAAACTGGAAGTAAAAAGAATAATTTATTGGATGATAATCTTTTTGCAGATTTACGATATATGGTTACTTGTACAATAAACCGTAATAACCAAAACAAAAACGATACAGCCGAAAACAACAGATTATAATAAAGTCCGTAAACAAAAAATAAAACGATCGAAATATAAAATAAATACACGGTCATTCGCTCAAAGCCAAATACAAACTTCGAATCGGTCTTTAAATAGGCAGCAGTAAAATCATACCTTAACTTTAATTCTCTCCAAGCCTTAAAATTATTTTCATAATGAATTACCATTCTACTTTCAGGAGAAAGTTCGATACGGGTATTATCTGCCGTCGCAACCTCATTAATAAATAAATCATCGTCTCCATAATGGAGATTTAAATGTTTGGAAAAACCTTTATTTCTGAAAAACAGATCTTTCCGATAGGCAAGATTATATCCTTCGGCCATATAAGTCTTATGCAATAGAATATAAGAGATATAACGCAAAGTAAACATTAACCGATCATAAGCGACGTATCTTCTTTTCCGTTGCCCCTCCCCGTCTATATATGCGTATCCTGCTACGATATCCACTCCTTCAACAAAATTCCGCATCATATAAGTAAGCCAATCACTTCCTTCAGGTGCACAATTGGCATTTGTCAACATTACAA contains:
- the rimO gene encoding 30S ribosomal protein S12 methylthiotransferase RimO; the encoded protein is MVKNRVDIITLGCSKNLVDSEHLMRQFEAAGYEVRHDAEKVTGEIVVINTCGFIGDAKEESINMILNFVAAKAKKKIKKLYVMGCLSERFMTELAGEIPEVDKFYGKFDWNKLLDDLGKEYVPDLRLERILTTPSHYAYIKIAEGCNRMCSYCAIPIITGHYQSRPMEDIIEEIEMLVRKGVKEFQIIAQDLTYYGMDIYKKFCIAELVDRIASVPGVEWVRLHYAYPARFPYDLLPVMRKHANVCKYLDIALQHISDNMLRMMHRHVTKEETYELLSRIRKEVPGIHIRTTLMVGHPGEGESDFEELKEFVRKARFERMGAFAYSEEEGTFSAEHYSDDIPEEVKQRRLDELMAIQEEIAAEINVSKVGQEMKVIIDREEEEYYIGRTEFDSPEVDPEVLIGKEKPLIIGDFYNVRITDAQTFDLFGEVL
- the ftsY gene encoding signal recognition particle-docking protein FtsY, which encodes MGLFGFFSKEKKETLDKGLSKTKEGVFSKLARVVAGKSKVDDDILDDLEEVLITSDVGVETTLRIIERIEKRVERDKYISTGELKGMLREEIAALLTENDNETEGEFTVPESKRPYVIMVVGVNGVGKTTTIGKLAYQYKKNGNKVYLGAADTFRAAAVEQLVIWGERVGVPVVKQKMGADPASVAFDTLSSAKANDADVVIIDTAGRLHNKISLMNELSKIKKVMDKVILGAPHEVLLVLDGSTGQNAFEQAKQFTAATEVNALAITKLDGTAKGGVVIGISDQFKTPVKYIGLGEGMEDLQVFHRKEFVDSLFGDE
- a CDS encoding DUF4295 domain-containing protein, with the protein product MAKKTVASLQKGDGRTYSKVIKMVKSPKTGAYIFQEEMVPNEKVNEVLAK
- the rpmG gene encoding 50S ribosomal protein L33 → MAKKAKGNRVQVILECTEHKASGMPGTSRYITTKNRKNTTERLELKKYNPILKKVTIHKEIK
- the rpmB gene encoding 50S ribosomal protein L28: MSKICQITGKKALVGNNVSHSKRRTKRRFNVNLFTKKFYWVEQDCWISLKISAAGLRTINKMGLDAALKQAAEKGYLNA
- a CDS encoding CinA family nicotinamide mononucleotide deamidase-related protein, translated to MNVEIIVIGDELLIGQVTDTNSSWIARNLNKIGWEVMEITTVRDRRAEIISAIRQSFDRVDVVLMTGGLGPTKDDITKQTLCEYFGGKLIFDAEVQKNNDLFFERRGLQMNDSTRTQAMVPDSCTVIQNPVGTAPIMWFEKDGKVLVSMPGVPAEMQRAMTAEVLPRLRKRYPDHTAILHKTCLVKDFSESALSEFLSDFEAGLPASIKLAYLPVPGVIRLRLTARGENEEILSRQLDDSFSRLEDLLGKHIFCHRDATMAEALGLLLSYKGLTIATAESCTGGNIAHEITLIPGSSAYYKGSVVSYANEVKVQVLDVDPSTIEKHGVVSCEVVEQMAKGVRRLLKTDCAIATSGIAGPDGAVPGKPVGTVCIAVAVGDRIVSRKYCFENSRAININRFTHTALLQMISVLSE
- a CDS encoding M48 family metallopeptidase produces the protein MYNWVFYIIVFFVVGEYIFSQWLASRNRRAASPVLPEMLRGLYDERKYADQQNYFKVNNRFGLITSTYTTLLVLLMLFLGGFGWLDTWAFSLFEKLIPATLFFFFVLFLVNDLLTIPFDWYDTFVIEDRFGFNKTTRKTFVADKLKSWLFGIVIGGLLLAAILWLYLWLGTSFWWVACIVVVAFSMLMNMFYSEWIVPLFNKQTPLEEGELRNAIEKFANRAGFKLNNIYVIDGSKRSTKANAYFSGLGPKKRIVLYDTLIDDLSTEEIVAVLAHEIGHYKHKHTWQMMGVSVMNTVLMFFLLSLVLDSSVLAEAMGGSTPSFPLALVAFGLLYTPLELLTGIGINALSRRNEYQADAFAASFGLANALIGGLKKLSVKSLSNLTPDSLYVKVYYSHPTLLQRMAALQKYK
- the tsaD gene encoding tRNA (adenosine(37)-N6)-threonylcarbamoyltransferase complex transferase subunit TsaD, which produces MNHITILGIESSCDDTSAAVIRDGVMLSNVIASQAVHEAFGGVVPELASRAHQQNIIPVVSEALKRAGIDKSELSALAFTRGPGLMGSLLVGTSFAKGFVTALDIPLIDVNHLQAHVMAHFIKESEDDHNQPSFPFICLLVSGGNSQIIRVNSYKDMEVIGQTIDDAAGEAFDKCAKVMDLGYPGGPVVDRLAKEGNPKAFTLNKPHIPGYNYSFSGLKTSFLYLLRDRIKEDPDFIEKNKQDLCASLQFTIVDILMDKLRKAVKDTGITEVAVAGGVSANSGVRNAFEDHARRYGWKIHLPKFSFTTDNAAMVAITGYYKYLDKDFCSIDEAPFSRVVL